The following proteins are encoded in a genomic region of Deinococcus sp. YIM 134068:
- a CDS encoding thioredoxin domain-containing protein: protein MNRLAQESSPYLLQHAENPVDWWPWGEEAFAEARRRDVPVLLSVGYSTCHWCHVMAHESFEDAQTAAVMNAHFVNVKVDREERPDVDGVYMAATQALTGQGGWPMTVFLTPDGEPFYAGTYFPPVDRYGMPGFPRLLASVAHTWQEGREGLLGNARALTEHVREASRPRPASGEEDLPADFLRRGVENLRRLYDGDRGGFGRAPKFPAPTTLDFLLTQPEGRDMALHTLRMMGRGGLYDQLGGGFHRYSVDDRWLVPHFEKMLYDNAQLTRTLLRAWQYTGDEGFTHLARETLAYLEREMLSPEGGFSSAQDADTEGVEGLTFTWTPAEIREVLGDGPDADLVLRVYGVTDAGNFEDPHRRDAGRRNVLHVPTPVEALARDLGEPEGVLTARLDAARTRLLAARQARPQPGTDTKVLTSWNGLALAAFADAGRILGEGRYLDLARRNAEFVRERLRLPDGTLRHTFKDGVARVEGLLEDHALYALGLVALYQAGGDLAHLHWARELWEVVRRDFWDEEAGLFRSTGGRAEALLTRQAQGFDSAVLSDNAAAALLGLWVERYFGDEEAGRLARRTVLTYRGDMLAAVSGFGGLWQAAAFLEAPHVEVALIGTREERAPLERVVARYPLPFAALAPAERGEGLPVLEGRSGGGTAYVCVGHACDLPTREAGVLEGQLRRLVG from the coding sequence ATGAACCGCCTCGCCCAGGAGTCCAGCCCCTATCTCCTCCAACACGCCGAGAATCCGGTCGATTGGTGGCCGTGGGGGGAGGAAGCCTTCGCCGAGGCGCGGCGGCGGGACGTGCCCGTGCTGCTCTCGGTCGGCTACTCGACCTGCCACTGGTGCCACGTCATGGCCCACGAGAGCTTCGAGGACGCTCAGACGGCGGCAGTCATGAACGCGCACTTCGTCAACGTCAAGGTGGACCGCGAGGAGCGGCCCGACGTGGACGGCGTGTATATGGCGGCGACACAGGCCCTCACCGGGCAGGGCGGCTGGCCGATGACGGTCTTCCTCACGCCGGACGGCGAACCCTTCTACGCGGGCACGTACTTCCCGCCTGTGGACCGCTATGGGATGCCGGGCTTTCCGCGTCTCCTCGCCTCCGTCGCCCACACCTGGCAGGAGGGCCGCGAGGGGCTGCTCGGCAACGCGCGGGCGCTGACCGAACACGTCCGCGAGGCGAGCCGTCCGCGCCCGGCCTCGGGGGAGGAAGACCTCCCCGCCGACTTCCTGCGCCGGGGGGTGGAGAACCTGCGCCGCCTCTATGACGGCGACCGGGGCGGCTTTGGCCGCGCGCCCAAGTTCCCCGCGCCGACGACCCTCGACTTCCTCCTCACCCAGCCGGAGGGGCGCGACATGGCCCTCCACACCCTGCGGATGATGGGGCGCGGCGGGCTGTACGACCAGCTCGGCGGCGGCTTCCACCGCTATTCCGTGGACGACCGCTGGCTCGTCCCCCACTTCGAGAAGATGCTCTACGACAACGCGCAGCTCACCCGGACGCTGCTCCGCGCGTGGCAGTACACCGGAGATGAGGGCTTTACCCACCTCGCCCGCGAGACGCTGGCGTATCTGGAGCGCGAGATGCTGTCGCCGGAGGGGGGCTTTTCCTCCGCTCAGGACGCCGATACCGAGGGTGTGGAGGGCCTGACCTTCACCTGGACGCCCGCTGAAATCCGCGAGGTTCTGGGCGACGGGCCGGACGCCGACCTCGTGCTGCGGGTGTACGGCGTGACGGACGCGGGCAACTTCGAGGACCCCCACCGGAGGGACGCGGGGCGGCGAAACGTGCTGCACGTGCCCACCCCCGTCGAGGCGCTGGCCCGCGATCTGGGCGAGCCGGAAGGGGTGCTGACCGCCCGGCTGGACGCCGCCCGCACCCGCCTCCTCGCCGCGCGGCAGGCCCGGCCCCAGCCCGGCACGGATACCAAAGTGCTGACCTCGTGGAACGGGCTGGCCCTCGCCGCCTTCGCCGACGCGGGCCGCATCCTGGGGGAGGGCCGTTACCTCGACCTTGCCCGCCGCAACGCCGAGTTCGTGCGCGAGCGGCTGCGCCTGCCCGACGGCACCCTCCGCCACACCTTCAAGGATGGCGTGGCCCGCGTGGAGGGGTTGCTGGAGGACCACGCCCTGTACGCCCTCGGCCTCGTCGCGCTGTATCAGGCGGGCGGCGACCTCGCGCACCTGCATTGGGCGCGGGAGCTGTGGGAGGTCGTGCGCCGTGACTTCTGGGACGAGGAGGCGGGCCTCTTCCGCTCTACGGGCGGGCGGGCCGAGGCGCTCCTCACCCGGCAGGCGCAGGGCTTCGACTCCGCCGTGCTGAGTGACAACGCCGCCGCCGCGCTCCTCGGCCTCTGGGTGGAGCGGTATTTCGGGGACGAGGAGGCTGGTCGGCTGGCACGCCGAACGGTGCTGACCTACCGGGGAGATATGCTCGCCGCCGTCAGCGGGTTCGGGGGGCTGTGGCAGGCCGCCGCCTTTCTGGAAGCGCCCCATGTGGAGGTCGCGCTCATCGGCACGCGTGAGGAGAGAGCGCCGTTGGAGCGGGTTGTGGCGCGGTATCCTCTGCCCTTCGCGGCGCTGGCACCCGCCGAGCGTGGGGAGGGGTTGCCCGTGCTGGAGGGGCGTTCGGGTGGGGGGACGGCCTACGTGTGTGTCGGGCACGCCTGCGACTTGCCGACGCGGGAGGCGGGGGTGTTGGAGGGGCAGCTTCGGCGGTTGGTGGGGTGA
- a CDS encoding transglutaminase-like domain-containing protein, with protein MAQLDAQTEPATLPIEQPIRIRAGFSLTFDVQYPTPMLFVVQPQERLGATGTRQRLVDQRMLGAAEGIHTYTDTHGNLIWRVLAQPGEFVLGHDLLAEVTGHADPVLPNLRKHLVEELPDETITYLLPSRYVDSDLISNEAWERFGHIQGGWAQVQAVSDFLQDECVYGYGSNSTTTAKQAFDSKRAVCRDFAHMGVAFCRALNIPARYVCGYLPDIDFDSGGVPMDFHAWFEAFLDGEWRTFDARHNVPRIGRVLIAQGRDASDVAFTTAFGNARLTHMKVWADEARPGETLDDEPSPRVD; from the coding sequence ATGGCCCAGCTCGACGCACAGACCGAACCTGCCACCCTCCCCATCGAGCAGCCGATTCGCATTCGTGCGGGCTTTTCCCTGACGTTCGACGTGCAATATCCCACGCCCATGCTGTTCGTGGTGCAGCCCCAGGAACGCCTCGGGGCCACCGGCACCCGCCAGCGCCTCGTGGACCAGCGGATGCTGGGGGCCGCCGAGGGCATCCACACCTACACCGACACCCACGGCAACCTGATCTGGCGTGTCCTCGCCCAGCCGGGAGAGTTCGTCCTCGGCCACGACCTGCTCGCGGAGGTGACGGGCCACGCCGACCCGGTGCTGCCGAACCTCCGCAAGCATCTGGTGGAGGAACTGCCCGACGAGACGATCACCTACCTTCTGCCGAGCCGTTACGTGGACAGCGACCTGATCAGCAACGAGGCGTGGGAGCGGTTCGGGCATATCCAGGGCGGCTGGGCGCAGGTGCAGGCGGTGTCGGACTTCCTGCAAGACGAGTGCGTGTACGGCTACGGCAGCAACTCCACGACCACGGCCAAGCAGGCGTTCGACAGCAAGCGCGCGGTGTGCCGCGACTTCGCCCACATGGGCGTGGCCTTCTGCCGGGCGCTGAACATCCCCGCCCGCTACGTGTGCGGCTACCTCCCCGACATCGACTTCGACTCGGGTGGCGTGCCGATGGACTTCCACGCGTGGTTCGAGGCCTTCCTCGACGGCGAGTGGCGCACCTTCGACGCCCGGCACAACGTCCCGCGCATTGGCCGCGTGCTCATCGCGCAGGGACGCGACGCCTCGGACGTGGCCTTTACCACCGCTTTCGGCAACGCCCGCCTCACCCACATGAAGGTGTGGGCCGACGAGGCGCGTCCCGGCGAGACGCTGGACGACGAGCCGTCGCCGCGCGTGGACTGA
- a CDS encoding DUF4262 domain-containing protein: protein MLDDIRRHGWHVIKVPADEEGPGFAFTLGLYARFDHPEVIIFGLDLDLMQQILNGIGDDVKAGERRYAAGRQESGVLEGYDCAFVEVAAPHFRDYLGTAVWLYRRQPFPALQCVWLDRAGAFPWEDRLDARFLPLQPLLDR from the coding sequence ATGCTGGACGACATCCGCCGCCACGGCTGGCACGTGATCAAGGTGCCTGCCGACGAGGAGGGGCCGGGTTTCGCCTTCACGCTGGGCCTGTACGCCCGCTTCGATCACCCGGAGGTCATCATCTTCGGCCTCGACCTCGACCTGATGCAGCAAATTTTGAACGGCATCGGGGACGACGTGAAGGCGGGTGAGCGGCGCTACGCCGCCGGGCGGCAGGAGTCGGGTGTGCTGGAAGGTTACGACTGCGCCTTCGTGGAGGTCGCCGCACCACACTTCCGGGATTACCTGGGCACCGCCGTCTGGCTCTACCGCCGCCAGCCCTTCCCGGCCCTCCAGTGTGTATGGCTTGACAGGGCGGGTGCCTTCCCGTGGGAGGACCGCCTCGACGCCCGCTTTCTGCCCCTGCAACCCCTCCTCGACCGCTGA